DNA from Rubripirellula lacrimiformis:
AAACGCCGTCAGAAATGCCGTCAGAGACTTCCATCCGGTCGACTTCTGTTTCGCTTGCCTAACGCGAATCGAGTAAGGCTTTGTCTGGACAAGCGCATCGGAAAAAATTCTTATCGTCGAATGAAGATTGTCTGACTCGATTCGGATTTCGCGTTGAGAAGCCATTTCGCCGGTTTCGCGTTCGTCAATATCGGGGGGTGAGATCGTCATTGTTCTATTATCGGAACGTTTTCAAGTCAACGTAGAGCATAGTCTGGGAGGCCGCGCAACTCGGCCTATTCGCGCTAGTTTTTCGAAATGGCGTGCATTTTGGCTGGAAACAAGCAGAAGAAATAAATCGCACACATTGTTGCAAGCTACAGGACAGTTTATAAAACCGCCAATCGGGGGCTGCCGTCGGCGCAGCTTAGGCAGTTAGGCAGCGCTCATGGGCATTCACATTTGACCAACGCACCAAGTACGCTCGCCGAGTACCAAACCTACGCCGCAAACTGTCGATCGAAGTCGCAGCGACTCCAGAATCGCTGGACAATGATCGTCTCAATCGGAAACTCGCTGTTTGCGGCGGCTGGGGTTATTGCACATCTCTTCCTAACCGACACACAGGGACGAGAATTCTTCCAATTACTTTCTCTGGTGTTAGTGTCCGTGTGTTCACTTGCAGTGGCCGTCGGTGTGTATGTTCGAACGCAGAAACGCGAGCGTTATGCAAGGGCATTTGAGTTAGTCCATCTTGCGGTTCACGCAATTAGAGACGAGTTGCAGCGGACACTTCCGGACGGGGACGATGAGGACGCGAGGAACCAATCCATCAAGGATTGCGTAGAAGCTGTCTTGAACTGCTTGTCAATTGGGTTCTCGATGATCACTGGTGGAAGATGCCGAGCCACGTTAAAAACGTTAGAAGTCGACGTGCCGCAGGAGCTGAAGGGAAAGACGCTGGACGATGGGGATCTCGCCAAATACGGGAAAGTCGTGACATTCTGTCGTGACCCGATCACAAGCCAGCTGATTGCTGAGAACGACCTGGGGAGCTCAATTGATCTCCAAGAAAACGATCGTTTTTTCGATCTGTACAAGTCTTCGCGAACGCGTTTTTGGATCAACAATGACGTAAAATTGGACAATTCGCGAAGAACCAAACCGGAAAAGTACGGTAGTTGCCTGCCGTACTCATCCCAGATGATTTGGCCTATTCGGCACACCCGAAAGGGAAAAGCAGATGCAAATCATGCGAAAAGAGTTACTCTAAAAGAGCAAGATCTAATCGGTTTCTTGATTGTCGACTCGCCCGAAAAGAACTGCTTCAACAAGCTTTTTGATTTTGATGTTGGTGCGATAGTTGCTGACGCTCTATACATCTACTTAGACAGTGTGCAACCGAAAAAGTGAACGAACCGAAAACAGACATATGAGGTGTTTGAGGAATGTGTTCAAAAAGAAAAGCGGCGAAAGACAGGAATCGAGAGCGAATTCGCCTGTCTCGTTTAAAAGCTGCTCGAGCCGTTGGTGATGAAACGCATGTGGTCGTTATCCGATCAACAGCCGGGGACGATCAATCAGTTGAGAATTTGACGACAATTCGGTCGTTTTCTGACCAACTGGTCCGAACGCTCCCCGCAAGTTTGCGGAGAAGACTGGCGCAGCACGCCTGACCTGCAGCGTTTTCAAGTCCACAAGCCTCCTTGGTGTTGCGGCAAAGCAGTAATGCCGAGACCCCAAACGGAAATAGCACGCACGTTCTCGATTGCATTCCAGTTGCTTTGGGGATGGCTTCGTTCGTTACAGTAGGCGTCCTGCTTTTAGTGCTTGAATGTTTGACGGGTAATGCCGATGTGCATCGGGATTCTGGATTCGGTCAATCGCGGTCTGACCAGAAACGCGACGGGGTTGACCAATTGGATTGGCGTGAGCGAAGCCGGCGGGCGCTGGCGTGACAGCCCTGTCTCACCTACGCGACTACTCCATAACGGCACCTTTTCTTGCATCGCTAGTGGCATTTTGCTAAGCTGTCAGACGACACCAAACATGCAGTTTTCCCCGTAAATCGCGGGAGAAAACGAATCAGAGGTAGCGGAAACTCGAACGGCCGGACCACGTTGACATCGTGGAGGTCACAGATTCGAGTTCTGTATCGCCCATCCGCAAGAACCCCGTAAAACCAAGCGTTTTGCGGGGTTTTTTCGTGTCTGCATTCTCCGCGTCACTGGTCGCCAAATGGTCAGGAATGGACCCTATTTGACCTGTTTGGACGGGGTTAGGTGCATCCACAGGTGCATCCGTTCGCGGGGGGTGTTTCCGCTTTCGTTTCCCCTGTTTTTCCGGTTAGGTCGGCTTCCGAAGCGTTCACGCGTTTTCGGTCCGTCAACCGCGCCGGTCTCATCATCGGCGATCGGCAGTGTTGGTAGCGATTCAACCGCAGTGGCGGTGTCGAGCAATTTGGCGTCGGCGTAGGTATGCGTCGATGGGTTTGCAGACAGAGCGTTGATAAGGATGCAGAAAAGAACGGCTGCCAGTTCTTGTGCTTTCGTCAAAACCAGACCCGGATGGGACGGCATCACCGCCCCGTAGACGCTTCCGACGCGCGATCAGCAGGAGACAACCGACTGCCAGTAGAAGTGCAATCGTCGTGTTTTTCGGAACGCGAGCGTGTGCTAGCAAGGGACGTTGGCCCTGTCGCTCTTTCATCGGGTGCAGCGTGGGCGTTTGGTGTTCTCACATCCAACCGAGTATCAGTCGGTGGCAAGTCGGTCGCGAAAACCTGCTACCAAAGCCAGCGAGCACCGATCAATCCACTTTGAAACGCCGTATGTTGATTGAGATTACCTTGGTAAGCCAACGTCAATTGACCGCCGAACAGAATTGCCCAGTCAAGTTGACCACCGACAGACAACCAGTCTCGACCGGTGTCGGAACTTTGAACACGGAAGTCGCTCGGGGTGATCGACGCATTGAGGCGATTCGCAGTGATCCGCGTCGTATCACCAAATTCGTGCAACCATCCTCCCCGAATTTGGGTCGTCGCCATGCCGATGCCGGTCATGTTCGATTTAGAAATCGAAAGCCCAACCATGCTGCGAATCGAATCCTCGTCCAATCCATTGACGGACAGACTGAACTCAGACGTACCGGTCTCGACCGCGGAATCCGTTTCGACGTGAATGCCTTGAAGCGAAACAAATGAAAGCAGTACCGAGTCGCCGGCAGTCAAAGCGGTTCCTGCCTCGACGTAGGCAAATTGATCGGTTCCGTCGAACTTGCTGCCAGCGGATTGGCCTGCCCCGAATTCACTTAAAGAACGCTCGACGGAGTGGTCTTGAAACCCGAACCCGCTTGCACCGACTAGATACATCACTTCGCCAACGTATTGAACCGAACCGCCAAACCGGTACGAGTCTGTGTCAGCGTCTTGATTGACGTCGCGAAGCTGAGTGTCTGTTGACCCCAGTCTCGCAAAGCCGTGAACGCCAATACCGGAAGCCCACAGAAGGCCTGTTCCCAAATCGAGCCCGGCAGATTGCTGACGGTATCCCGGTGTCAAACAGTCGTCGGGATCGACACTCATGGTACTGCCGTACGCTCGCGCCCACGGTGTCCAGCGTCCCAACTCATTGAACGAATCGCTGTGTAGAACGATTCGATCACGGAAGCCGTGAATGTTGTTTTGAACTTGTTGAATCTGGCCATCGACCAGCGAAGTGTAAATGGTTCCTGAGAGCTGATTGACCGCATTATTCACTCTCGACATGATGCCATTCCGCAGATCAGCGATCGCGCCGAGTTGCCCCGCAGTGGCAGGAGGGCCGAGGCGAAGGCGATCAAGTTCCGCTGCGGCGGCAAGCTGATTGCAACCTTCGAGCACGCTCGCGAAGGTGACGTCATTGTCCCGAACAGCCAGCTCCAC
Protein-coding regions in this window:
- a CDS encoding autotransporter family protein, giving the protein MRAAIGTAAAGDRIVFDIPGGGTIILLSDLPTITDSITFANDNVAAVVIDRVGNSAISATGGTIDLGDLNLTGDASPDIVLSPSTTLIGDLDQVTANVTASGAIAPGANGNVGTVGTLFITGDLDATDATIQVDILGDVPSNDLIDVDGNVTVTDSTLVPTFAGSAYSVGDTFSVIEATGVVTPAFANAADVFQLSLNPFLEATINMSPSSVELAVRDNDVTFASVLEGCNQLAAAAELDRLRLGPPATAGQLGAIADLRNGIMSRVNNAVNQLSGTIYTSLVDGQIQQVQNNIHGFRDRIVLHSDSFNELGRWTPWARAYGSTMSVDPDDCLTPGYRQQSAGLDLGTGLLWASGIGVHGFARLGSTDTQLRDVNQDADTDSYRFGGSVQYVGEVMYLVGASGFGFQDHSVERSLSEFGAGQSAGSKFDGTDQFAYVEAGTALTAGDSVLLSFVSLQGIHVETDSAVETGTSEFSLSVNGLDEDSIRSMVGLSISKSNMTGIGMATTQIRGGWLHEFGDTTRITANRLNASITPSDFRVQSSDTGRDWLSVGGQLDWAILFGGQLTLAYQGNLNQHTAFQSGLIGARWLW